The proteins below come from a single Deinococcus radiopugnans ATCC 19172 genomic window:
- a CDS encoding DUF11 domain-containing protein — MHHSKSLALSLTGALLLAACNTTAPSPKPAPEASVPPGAQQPPVVLPPSVDGCATLTVNLKNVAGAAGSAAAPVSVQNASGKTVFSGTAVAGQKLSATFLAGKYTVTGHKMQGYDAPNTPQSVSLDCSANKNMAVTLEYRASQVAQQEVASIALNGDTPVKDVDGAAFMGLKEKNDNKDVMLFAAQTEEPVLVQMIVRDAAGAPVPGARVNVSADSDSVSVVAGHVRAGANSVPGLKLQSLMATAFSDADGVVRFTVYATSAPQTNTPVKFVVSASEPGDAPASAALAEFKMFFTNMSHLYYRGDTSFGATDTIGTKQRLGGNVGSFENNWFNTNQRVHSFGTVAFEKQPQTGPYPVGSGPFPGYMEYTLEPVTGQESDLQRLFLTTNASAISGAGSVRANGGQNVYLRPALDLKAQELPLTANVRADYHYRVSYGNTDYDFLLKSYLFTKTFSGATLEIEKTGPSIITWTGFSGAGHDPYAPDDVNLPPRLDDGNRTAGGEDNFTVGKTYTYQIRLRNTSGTAARSVTVRDELPAELGYVLGSARLVDAAGATVGTVAADYDLNTHTIDFNEIGDLAAGAEVRISIDVYARQKPGYAWNDNDRDGNADPVSGLRGAYGLTPPETVANLNDEYQDPYDIKNRAKASASNAAEVDSYKYINVVRPVARITKTALDREVTTNQQATFQIKVENFDRSKSGELDPRIREAYAQLKSRFPNEYKQEGFLHQARIEDTYGPAFSGPVARDEQGNIIALERFDQTNANDRRIGLNLGTLLNGSSRTIALSLRGEIVGNENLNCVRLFGWNLNQLFRGNRGEYLQFEGPAGTLSNPYALDRGRNFLESCDSVDIVGKPAWGRDLWDHVYSAQEFARDDGTDAYPVGSRYVYDMYYDNEGIAPATNVFINTALPKMANLQNSSSIYLGFWNDFQSGNPGAGLQLHQIDLRNPATWTVTFGNSTVTAQPSADGRSFRFHVNQMDPGERIGIEFGVVASQKGDDLFRSSMTWDQGNGRTLDDSEHTFITD; from the coding sequence ATGCACCATTCCAAATCTCTCGCGTTGTCGCTCACCGGCGCCCTCCTTCTGGCGGCCTGCAACACCACCGCGCCGTCTCCCAAACCCGCACCAGAGGCCAGCGTGCCGCCGGGCGCGCAGCAGCCCCCGGTGGTGTTGCCGCCCTCCGTCGATGGCTGCGCCACGCTCACGGTCAATCTGAAGAACGTCGCCGGGGCGGCGGGCAGCGCGGCCGCCCCAGTCAGCGTGCAGAACGCCTCAGGGAAGACCGTCTTCTCCGGCACGGCGGTCGCGGGCCAGAAGCTCTCGGCCACCTTCCTGGCGGGCAAGTACACCGTCACCGGCCACAAGATGCAGGGGTACGACGCGCCCAACACGCCGCAGTCGGTCAGCCTCGACTGCTCAGCGAACAAGAACATGGCGGTGACCCTGGAGTACCGTGCGTCCCAGGTGGCCCAGCAGGAGGTCGCCAGCATCGCCCTGAACGGTGACACGCCGGTCAAGGACGTCGACGGGGCCGCGTTCATGGGCCTGAAAGAAAAGAACGACAACAAGGACGTGATGCTGTTCGCCGCACAGACCGAGGAACCGGTCCTGGTGCAGATGATCGTGCGTGACGCGGCCGGTGCGCCGGTGCCCGGCGCCCGCGTGAACGTCTCGGCCGACAGCGACTCGGTCAGCGTCGTCGCGGGTCATGTGCGTGCCGGGGCCAACAGCGTCCCCGGCCTGAAACTCCAGTCGTTGATGGCCACGGCGTTCTCGGACGCCGACGGCGTGGTGCGCTTCACTGTCTACGCCACCAGCGCCCCCCAGACGAATACCCCCGTGAAATTCGTGGTCAGCGCGAGCGAGCCGGGCGACGCGCCGGCCAGCGCCGCGCTCGCGGAATTCAAGATGTTCTTCACCAACATGAGCCACCTGTATTACCGTGGCGACACCAGCTTCGGGGCCACCGACACGATCGGCACCAAGCAGCGCCTGGGCGGCAACGTCGGCTCTTTCGAGAACAACTGGTTCAACACCAACCAGCGCGTTCACAGCTTCGGCACCGTCGCTTTTGAAAAGCAGCCCCAGACTGGCCCCTATCCCGTGGGCAGCGGTCCGTTCCCAGGCTACATGGAGTACACGCTGGAACCCGTCACGGGCCAGGAATCCGATCTCCAGCGCCTGTTCCTGACCACCAACGCCAGCGCCATCAGCGGGGCAGGCAGCGTGAGGGCCAATGGCGGCCAGAACGTCTATCTGCGGCCTGCCCTTGATCTGAAGGCGCAGGAGCTGCCGCTGACCGCAAATGTGCGGGCCGACTACCACTACCGCGTCAGCTACGGCAACACCGACTACGACTTCTTGCTCAAGAGCTATCTCTTCACCAAGACCTTCAGCGGCGCGACGCTGGAGATCGAGAAGACCGGACCGAGCATCATCACCTGGACCGGCTTCAGCGGCGCGGGGCACGATCCCTACGCCCCCGACGACGTGAACCTGCCGCCCCGGCTGGACGACGGCAACCGCACGGCTGGCGGCGAGGACAACTTCACGGTCGGCAAGACCTACACCTATCAGATCCGGCTGCGCAACACCTCGGGCACGGCCGCGCGCAGCGTGACGGTGCGCGACGAGCTGCCGGCCGAACTGGGCTACGTGCTGGGCAGCGCCCGACTGGTCGATGCGGCCGGCGCGACCGTGGGCACGGTGGCAGCCGATTACGACCTGAACACGCACACCATCGACTTCAACGAGATCGGTGACCTGGCCGCGGGCGCGGAGGTGCGGATCAGCATCGACGTCTATGCACGCCAGAAGCCCGGCTACGCCTGGAACGACAACGACCGCGACGGCAACGCCGATCCGGTGAGTGGCCTGCGGGGCGCCTACGGCCTGACGCCGCCCGAGACGGTGGCGAACCTGAACGACGAGTACCAGGACCCCTACGACATCAAGAACCGCGCCAAGGCATCGGCCAGCAATGCCGCCGAAGTCGACTCGTACAAGTACATCAACGTGGTGCGTCCGGTCGCGCGCATCACCAAGACGGCCCTGGACCGGGAGGTCACGACCAACCAGCAGGCCACGTTCCAGATCAAGGTGGAGAACTTCGACCGCTCGAAGTCCGGCGAACTCGACCCGCGCATCCGCGAGGCCTACGCCCAGCTCAAGAGCCGCTTCCCGAACGAGTACAAACAGGAAGGCTTCCTGCACCAGGCGCGGATCGAAGACACCTACGGCCCCGCGTTCAGCGGCCCGGTGGCCCGCGACGAGCAAGGCAACATCATTGCGCTCGAACGCTTTGACCAGACCAACGCCAATGACCGCCGCATCGGCCTGAACCTGGGCACCCTGCTGAACGGCAGCTCGCGCACCATTGCACTGTCGCTGCGCGGCGAGATCGTGGGCAATGAAAATCTCAACTGCGTGCGGCTGTTCGGCTGGAACCTCAACCAGCTCTTCCGGGGCAACCGGGGCGAATACCTGCAGTTCGAGGGCCCGGCAGGCACCCTGTCCAATCCGTACGCCCTGGACCGGGGCCGCAACTTCCTCGAAAGCTGCGACAGCGTGGATATCGTCGGGAAGCCGGCCTGGGGCCGGGACCTGTGGGATCACGTCTACTCCGCCCAGGAATTTGCCCGCGACGACGGCACGGACGCGTACCCGGTGGGCTCGCGGTACGTGTACGACATGTACTACGACAACGAGGGCATCGCACCCGCGACCAACGTCTTTATTAACACCGCCCTGCCCAAGATGGCCAACCTGCAGAACAGCTCGTCGATCTACCTCGGGTTCTGGAACGACTTCCAGAGCGGGAACCCCGGCGCCGGGTTGCAGCTTCACCAGATTGATCTGCGGAACCCGGCCACCTGGACGGTGACGTTCGGTAATTCGACGGTGACGGCCCAGCCCAGTGCCGATGGGCGCAGCTTCCGCTTCCACGTGAACCAGATG
- a CDS encoding MliC family protein codes for MFAVLKWTGVNSGLAETISASGARYAGLSGPADARGGLEWWERQGEATLSTFVNGDTTKTQALLTGGKTNWACWSF; via the coding sequence ATGTTCGCCGTCTTGAAGTGGACCGGCGTGAACTCCGGCTTGGCTGAGACGATCAGTGCCAGCGGTGCGCGGTACGCGGGCCTGAGCGGCCCAGCGGACGCGCGCGGCGGTCTGGAATGGTGGGAACGTCAGGGCGAGGCGACCCTCAGCACCTTCGTGAACGGCGACACGACAAAGACGCAGGCGCTGCTCACGGGCGGCAAAACAAACTGGGCGTGCTGGTCGTTCTAG
- a CDS encoding ATP-binding protein, with protein MEGRPTRRGSGGRGRGKKRERRGGLRGRLTRMFALVAVLAVAVTTSGTVNSAFRVIDRLNPELGLGSLWDGGRHANPSAPLTAHELVARDARRRIIGSAVRSAVFSALVAVIVAGLVTRQLTRPLSRLVDGAGRLQAGARDVQLPLPRRHDEVRDLTGAFNDLTTALAHQEAWRRGLMADIAHDLRTPLAVLRSEIEAMQDGVQPTDAAALARLHGEVLLLARLVTDLRLLSLAESGAITLTPTPVDGSEVLQALADAYALRAAEAGVTLTVNASAPVPFTADPDRLRQTLQNILDNALRYAAPAPVNLSAHWDGTGAVLTIRDHGPGFQPDDLSRAFERFYRADASRSRDPGGRASSGLGLAITRALTEAQGGTITARNHPAGGAEFTLRFPAVTEELT; from the coding sequence TTGGAGGGCCGCCCGACACGGCGCGGGTCAGGTGGGCGCGGGCGGGGCAAAAAGCGCGAGCGTCGCGGCGGCCTGCGCGGCCGCCTGACCCGCATGTTCGCGCTGGTGGCGGTGCTGGCGGTGGCGGTCACCACCTCGGGCACGGTCAATTCGGCGTTCCGGGTGATCGACCGGCTCAATCCGGAACTGGGCCTCGGTTCCCTGTGGGACGGGGGGCGGCACGCCAATCCCTCGGCACCACTCACGGCACACGAACTCGTGGCGCGCGACGCCCGGCGTCGGATCATCGGCAGCGCGGTGCGTTCGGCGGTGTTCAGCGCGCTGGTGGCCGTGATCGTGGCCGGACTGGTCACGCGGCAGCTCACGCGCCCGCTGTCCCGGCTGGTGGACGGTGCGGGCCGCCTGCAGGCCGGGGCGCGCGACGTGCAGTTGCCGCTGCCCCGCCGCCATGACGAGGTGCGTGACCTGACCGGCGCATTCAACGACCTCACCACGGCCCTGGCCCATCAGGAAGCGTGGCGGCGGGGACTGATGGCCGACATCGCCCACGACCTGCGCACGCCGCTGGCGGTGCTGCGCTCCGAGATCGAGGCCATGCAGGACGGCGTGCAGCCCACCGACGCGGCGGCGCTGGCCCGACTGCACGGCGAGGTGCTGCTGCTGGCCCGCCTGGTCACGGACCTCCGGCTGTTGTCGCTGGCCGAGAGCGGCGCGATCACGCTGACCCCCACGCCTGTGGATGGGAGTGAAGTCCTGCAGGCCCTGGCTGACGCCTATGCCCTGCGAGCCGCAGAGGCGGGGGTCACCTTGACGGTCAACGCCTCCGCCCCCGTGCCCTTCACTGCTGACCCGGACCGGCTGAGGCAAACCCTCCAGAACATCTTGGACAACGCCCTGCGCTACGCCGCCCCCGCCCCGGTGAACCTGTCAGCGCACTGGGACGGAACGGGGGCGGTTCTGACCATCCGCGATCACGGGCCTGGGTTTCAGCCTGACGACCTGTCGCGCGCTTTCGAGCGTTTTTACCGCGCCGACGCCAGCCGCAGCCGCGACCCCGGCGGACGGGCCAGCAGCGGCCTGGGCCTGGCGATTACCCGTGCGCTGACCGAGGCGCAGGGCGGCACCATCACGGCGCGCAATCACCCGGCGGGCGGGGCGGAGTTCACGCTCCGCTTTCCGGCGGTGACAGAAGAGCTGACCTAG
- a CDS encoding response regulator, with translation MTTILIVEDEARLGDILEEYLRREGYVTERAMTGPRALELWRAARPALMLLDLMLPGLDGLEVARRVRAESALPIIMMTARDEEVDRLVGLGIGADDYVVKPYSPREVVARVKAVLRRAGGAAGAGGGFGLPTLHHAGPLSVDTAAFEVRVNGEALDVTVAEVRLLSALARTPGVVRTRAELLSALGALERGTDERAVDAHVKNLRRKLGEHAELLDTVRGAGYRLRLEG, from the coding sequence ATGACCACCATTCTGATCGTGGAAGACGAGGCCCGGCTGGGCGACATCCTGGAGGAGTACCTGCGCCGCGAGGGCTACGTCACCGAGCGCGCCATGACCGGCCCGCGCGCGCTGGAGCTGTGGCGCGCGGCCCGCCCCGCCCTGATGCTGCTGGACCTGATGCTGCCCGGCCTGGACGGCCTGGAGGTGGCCCGCCGCGTCCGTGCCGAGTCCGCGCTGCCGATCATTATGATGACGGCCCGCGACGAGGAAGTGGACCGGCTGGTGGGCCTGGGCATCGGCGCGGACGACTACGTGGTCAAGCCGTACAGCCCACGCGAGGTGGTGGCCCGCGTCAAGGCCGTGCTGCGCCGCGCTGGAGGCGCGGCCGGTGCAGGCGGCGGGTTCGGCCTGCCGACGCTGCACCACGCCGGGCCGCTGAGCGTGGACACCGCCGCCTTCGAGGTCCGCGTGAACGGTGAGGCGCTGGACGTGACGGTGGCCGAGGTCCGCCTGCTCTCGGCCCTGGCCCGCACGCCGGGCGTGGTGAGGACGCGGGCCGAACTGCTGTCCGCGCTGGGCGCGCTGGAACGCGGCACCGACGAGCGCGCGGTGGACGCCCACGTCAAGAACCTGCGCCGCAAGCTCGGCGAACACGCCGAGCTGCTGGACACGGTGCGCGGCGCGGGCTACCGCCTGCGCCTGGAAGGATGA